A single region of the Felis catus isolate Fca126 chromosome F2, F.catus_Fca126_mat1.0, whole genome shotgun sequence genome encodes:
- the OPLAH gene encoding 5-oxoprolinase isoform X1, which translates to MSPLSSYEGLRREIQRLAQENEELRRLVQLIQENQELKLVLQTRGRGLGFCGSGLLAEVATSPRLPRRRTIKFKDAERVLPGLPAEESVLDSSPVTMGSPEGRFHFAIDRGGTFTDVFAQCPGGQVRVLKLLSEDPANYADAPTEGIRRILEQEGGVVLPRDQPLDTSRIASIRMGTTVATNALLERRGERVALLVTRGFRDLLHVGTQAREDLFDLAVPMPEVLYEEVLEVDERVVLYRGEPGAGTPVKGRTGDLLEVRQPVDLGALRGKLEALLSRGVRSLAVVLMHSYTWAQHEQQVGALARELGFTHVALSSDTMPMVRIVPRGHTACADAYLTPTIRRYVQGFRRGFRGQLKDVQVLFMRSDGGLAPMESFSGSRAVLSGPAGGVVGYSATTYRVEGGQPVIGFDMGGTSTDVSRYAGEFEHVFEASTAGVTLQAPQLDINTVAAGGGSRLFFRSGLFVVGPESAGAHPGPACYRKGGPVTVTDANLVLGRLLPASFPCIFGPGEDQPLSSEASRKALETVAAEVNSFLTNGPCPASPLSLEEVAMGFVRVANEAMCRPIRALTQARGHDPSAHVLACFGGAGGQHACAIARALGMDTVHVHRHSGLLSALGLALADVVHEAQEPCSLPYAPETFVQLDQRLSRLEEQCVDALRAQGFPRSQISTESFLHLRYQGTDCALMVSAHRHPAAARSPRAGDFGAAFVERYMREFGFVIPERPVVVDDVRVRGTGRSGLRLEDVPRAQTGPPRIDKMTQCYFEGGYQETPVYLLGELAYGHKLQGPCLIIDSNSTILVEPGCQAEVTDTGDIRISVGAEVPSLVGAQLDPIHLSIFSHRFMSIAEQMGRILQRTAISTNIKERLDFSCALFGPDGGLVSNAPHIPVHLGAMQETVQFQIQHLGADLHPGDVLLSNHPSAGGSHLPDLTVITPVFWPGQTRPVFYVASRGHHADIGGITPGSMPPHSTTLQQEGAVFLSFKLVQGGVFQEEAVTEALQAPGKIPGCSGTRNLHDNLSDLRAQVAANQKGIQLVGELIGQYGLDVVQAYMGHIQANAELAVRDMLRAFGTSRQARGLPLEVSAEDHMDDGSPIRLRVQINLSQGSAVFDFSGTGPEVFGNLNAPRAITLSALIYCLRCLVGRDIPLNQGCLAPVRVVIPRGCILDPSPEAAVVGGNVLTSQRVVDVILGAFGACAASQGCMNNVTLGNAHMGYYETVAGGAGAGPGWHGRSGVHSHMTNTRITDPEILESRYPVILRRFELRQGSGGRGRFRGGDGVVRELLFREEALLSVLTERRAFRPYGLHGGEPGARGLNLLIRKDGRTVNLGGKTSVPVFPGDVFCLHTPGGGGYGDPEDPAPPPGSPPQPPAFSERGSVYEYRRAQEAV; encoded by the exons ttctcccaggacTGCCGGCTGAAGAGTCAGTGCTGGACTCCAGCCCTGTCACCATGGGCAGCCCCGAGGGGCGTTTCCATTTCGCCATCGACCGTGGAGGCACCTTCACAGATGTCTTTGCCCAGTGCCCCGGGGGGCAAGTGAGGGTCTTGAAGCTGCTCTCAGAGGACCCCGCCAACTATGCAGACGCCCCTACTGAGGGCATCCGCCGCATCCTGGAGCAG GAAGGAGGCGTGGTGTTGCCGCGGGACCAGCCGCTGGACACCAGCCGCATTGCCAGCATCCGCATGGGCACCACGGTGGCCACCAACGCGTTGCTGGAGCGGCGGGGGGAGCGGGTGGCGCTGCTGGTGACGCGTGGCTTCCGAGACCTGCTGCACGTGGGCACCCAGGCCCGAGAGGACCTCTTTGACCTG gcCGTGCCCATGCCTGAGGTGCTGTACGAAGAGGTGCTGGAGGTGGACGAGCGCGTGGTGCTGTATCGCGGGGAGCCAGGTGCAGGGACACCTGTCAAAG GCCGCACGGGGGACCTGCTGGAGGTGCGACAGCCTGTGGACCTTGGGGCTCTGCGTGGGAAGCTGGAGGCACTCCTGTCCCGAGGTGTCCGCAGCCTGGCCGTGGTGCTCATGCACTCCTACAC GTGGGCCCAGCATGAGCAGCAGGTGGGCGCACTGGCCCGGGAGCTGGGCTTCACCCACGTGGCACTGTCCTCGGACACCATGCCCATGGTGCGCATCGTGCCTCGGGGGCACACGGCCTGTGCCGACGCCTACCTTACCCCCACCATCCGGCGTTACGTGCAGGGTTTCCGCCGTGGCTTCCGGGGCCAGCTCAAG GACGTGCAGGTGCTGTTCATGCGCTCCGATGGTGGCCTGGCGCCCATGGAGTCCTTCAGCGGCTCCCGGGCTGTGCTCTCTGGCCCTGCTGGTGGTGTGGTTGGCTACTCGGCCACCACCTACCGGGTGGAAGGCGGCCAGCCTGTCATCGGCTTTGACATGGGAG gcaCATCCACCGACGTGAGCCGCTACGCTGGGGAGTTTGAGCATGTCTTTGAGGCCAGCACGGCCGGTGTCACCCTCCAGGCCCCTCAGCTGGACATCAACACAGTGGCAGCTGGTGGGGGCTCCCGCCTCTTCTTCAG GTCCGGCCTCTTTGTGGTGGGGCCTGAGTCTGCAGGAGCCCATCCTGGCCCCGCCTGCTACCGCAAGG GGGGCCCCGTGACGGTGACGGATGCCAATCTGGTTCTGGGTCGCCTactgcctgcctccttcccctgcaTTTTTGGGCCGGGAGAGGACCAGCCACTGTCCTCTGAGGCCTCCCGAAAGGCCCTGGAGACTGTGGCCGCTGAGGTCAACAGCTTCCTGACCAATGGGCCTTGCCCGGCCTCCCCGCTGAGCCTGGAGGAGGTAGCCATGGGGTTCGTGCGTGTGGCCAACGAGGCCATGTGCCGGCCCATCCGCGCACTCACGCAG GCAAGAGGCCACGACCCCTCGGCCCACGTGCTGGCTTGCTTTGGGGGAGCTGGCGGGCAGCACGCGTGCGCCATTGCCCGAGCCCTGGGCATGGACACTGTGCACGTTCACAG GCACAGCGGGCTGCTGTCAGCGCTGGGGCTGGCCCTGGCGGACGTGGTGCACGAGGCGCAGGAGCCGTGTTCCTTGCCCTACGCACCTGAGACCTTTGTGCAGCTGGACCAGAGGCTGAGCCGCCTGGAGGAGCAGTGTGTGGATGCCCTGCGGGCCCAGGGCTTTCCCAG GTCCCAGATCAGCACCGAGAGCTTCCTGCATCTCCGCTATCAGGGCACAGACTGTGCCCTCATGGTGTCTGCCCACCGGCACCCGGCCGCTGCCCGCTCGCCCCGTGCTGGCGACTTTGGGGCCGCCTTCGTGGAGAG GTACATGAGAGAGTTTGGCTTCGTCATCCCCGAGCGGCCGGTGGTGGTGGACGACGTGCGTGTGAGGGGCACTGGCCGCAGCGGCCTTCGCCTCGAGGATGTTCCCAGAGCTCAGACCGGGCCTCCCCGCATAGACAAG ATGACCCAGTGCTACTTTGAGGGGGGCTACCAGGAGACCCCTGTGTACCTGCTAGGAGAGCTGGCCTATGGGCACAAGCTTCAGGGGCCCTGCCTCATCATCGACAGCAACAG CACCATTCTGGTGGAGCCAGGCTGCCAGGCAGAGGTGACTGATACCGGGGACATCCGCATCTCTGTGGGGGCTGAAGTCCCGAGCCTGGTGGGCGCCCAGCTTGAccccatccacctgtccatcttCTCTCACCGCTTCATGAGCATTGCTG AGCAGATGGGCCGCATCCTGCAGCGCACAGCCATCTCCACCAACATCAAGGAGCGTCTGGACTTCTCCTGTGCCCTCTTCGGGCCCGATGGGGGGCTGGTGTCCAACGCCCCCCACATCCCCGTGCACCTGGGCGCCATGCAGGAGACCGTACAGTTCCAG ATCCAGCACCTGGGGGCCGACCTCCACCCTGGTGACGTGCTGCTGAGCAACCACCCGAGCGCTGGGGGCAGCCACCTGCCAGACCTGACCGTCATCACCCCG GTGTTTTGGCCGGGTCAGACTCGGCCTGTGTTCTACGTGGCAAGCCGTGGGCACCACGCGGACATTGGGGGCATCACGCCGGGCTCCATGCCTCCCCACTCCACCACACTGCAGCAGGAGGGCGccgtctttctgtctttcaaactCGTCCAGGGAGGAGTCTTCCAAGAGGAGG CGGTAACTGAGGCCCTGCAGGCCCCAGGCAAGATTCCCGGCTGCAGCGGCACGAGGAACTTGCACGACAACCTGTCGGACCTCCGCGCCCAGGTGGCCGCCAACCAGAAGGGCATCCAGCTGGTGGGAGAGCTCATCGGGCAGTACGGCCTGGATGTGGTGCAGGCCTACATGGGCCACATCCAG GCGAACGCGGAGCTGGCTGTGCGAGATATGCTGCGGGCCTTCGGAACCTCCCGGCAGGCCCGAGGCCTGCCCCTGGAGGTGTCAGCAGAGGACCACATGGATGATGGTTCCCCCATCCGGCTCCGCGTGCAGATCAACCTGAGTCAG GGCAGCGCAGTGTTTGACTTCAGCGGCACGGGGCCTGAGGTGTTCGGCAACCTCAACGCTCCGCGGGCCATCACGCTGTCCGCCCTCATCTACTGCCTGCGGTGCCTGGTGGGCCGCGACATCCCGCTCAACCAG GGCTGCCTGGCGCCAGTGCGCGTCGTGATTCCCAGAGGCTGCATTCTGGATCCGTCCCCCGAAGCGGCCGTGGTGGGTGGCAACGTGCTCACGTCGCAGCGCGTGGTGGACGTCATCCTGGGGGCCTTTGGGGCCTGCGCCGCCTCCCAG GGCTGCATGAACAACGTGACCCTGGGCAACGCCCACATGGGCTACTACGAGACGGtggcgggcggcgcgggcgcggGCCCCGGCTGGCACGGGCGCAGCGGCGTGCACAGCCACATGACCAACACGCGCATCACCGACCCCGAGATCCTGGAGAGCAG GTACCCAGTCATCCTGCGCCGCTTCGAGCTGAGGCAGGGGTCCGGGGGCCGCGGGCGCTTCCGAGGCGGCGACGGCGTCGTCCGCGAGCTGCTCTTCCGCGAGGAGGCGCTGCTGTCCGTGCTGACCGAGCGTCGCGCCTTCCGGCCATACGGCCTCCACG GGGGCGAGCCCGGAGCCCGGGGCCTAAACCTGCTGATTCGCAAGGACGGCCGGACGGTGAATCTGGGCGGAAAGACGTCGGTGCCCGTGTTCCCCGGG
- the OPLAH gene encoding 5-oxoprolinase isoform X2, with protein MGSPEGRFHFAIDRGGTFTDVFAQCPGGQVRVLKLLSEDPANYADAPTEGIRRILEQEGGVVLPRDQPLDTSRIASIRMGTTVATNALLERRGERVALLVTRGFRDLLHVGTQAREDLFDLAVPMPEVLYEEVLEVDERVVLYRGEPGAGTPVKGRTGDLLEVRQPVDLGALRGKLEALLSRGVRSLAVVLMHSYTWAQHEQQVGALARELGFTHVALSSDTMPMVRIVPRGHTACADAYLTPTIRRYVQGFRRGFRGQLKDVQVLFMRSDGGLAPMESFSGSRAVLSGPAGGVVGYSATTYRVEGGQPVIGFDMGGTSTDVSRYAGEFEHVFEASTAGVTLQAPQLDINTVAAGGGSRLFFRSGLFVVGPESAGAHPGPACYRKGGPVTVTDANLVLGRLLPASFPCIFGPGEDQPLSSEASRKALETVAAEVNSFLTNGPCPASPLSLEEVAMGFVRVANEAMCRPIRALTQARGHDPSAHVLACFGGAGGQHACAIARALGMDTVHVHRHSGLLSALGLALADVVHEAQEPCSLPYAPETFVQLDQRLSRLEEQCVDALRAQGFPRSQISTESFLHLRYQGTDCALMVSAHRHPAAARSPRAGDFGAAFVERYMREFGFVIPERPVVVDDVRVRGTGRSGLRLEDVPRAQTGPPRIDKMTQCYFEGGYQETPVYLLGELAYGHKLQGPCLIIDSNSTILVEPGCQAEVTDTGDIRISVGAEVPSLVGAQLDPIHLSIFSHRFMSIAEQMGRILQRTAISTNIKERLDFSCALFGPDGGLVSNAPHIPVHLGAMQETVQFQIQHLGADLHPGDVLLSNHPSAGGSHLPDLTVITPVFWPGQTRPVFYVASRGHHADIGGITPGSMPPHSTTLQQEGAVFLSFKLVQGGVFQEEAVTEALQAPGKIPGCSGTRNLHDNLSDLRAQVAANQKGIQLVGELIGQYGLDVVQAYMGHIQANAELAVRDMLRAFGTSRQARGLPLEVSAEDHMDDGSPIRLRVQINLSQGSAVFDFSGTGPEVFGNLNAPRAITLSALIYCLRCLVGRDIPLNQGCLAPVRVVIPRGCILDPSPEAAVVGGNVLTSQRVVDVILGAFGACAASQGCMNNVTLGNAHMGYYETVAGGAGAGPGWHGRSGVHSHMTNTRITDPEILESRYPVILRRFELRQGSGGRGRFRGGDGVVRELLFREEALLSVLTERRAFRPYGLHGGEPGARGLNLLIRKDGRTVNLGGKTSVPVFPGDVFCLHTPGGGGYGDPEDPAPPPGSPPQPPAFSERGSVYEYRRAQEAV; from the exons ATGGGCAGCCCCGAGGGGCGTTTCCATTTCGCCATCGACCGTGGAGGCACCTTCACAGATGTCTTTGCCCAGTGCCCCGGGGGGCAAGTGAGGGTCTTGAAGCTGCTCTCAGAGGACCCCGCCAACTATGCAGACGCCCCTACTGAGGGCATCCGCCGCATCCTGGAGCAG GAAGGAGGCGTGGTGTTGCCGCGGGACCAGCCGCTGGACACCAGCCGCATTGCCAGCATCCGCATGGGCACCACGGTGGCCACCAACGCGTTGCTGGAGCGGCGGGGGGAGCGGGTGGCGCTGCTGGTGACGCGTGGCTTCCGAGACCTGCTGCACGTGGGCACCCAGGCCCGAGAGGACCTCTTTGACCTG gcCGTGCCCATGCCTGAGGTGCTGTACGAAGAGGTGCTGGAGGTGGACGAGCGCGTGGTGCTGTATCGCGGGGAGCCAGGTGCAGGGACACCTGTCAAAG GCCGCACGGGGGACCTGCTGGAGGTGCGACAGCCTGTGGACCTTGGGGCTCTGCGTGGGAAGCTGGAGGCACTCCTGTCCCGAGGTGTCCGCAGCCTGGCCGTGGTGCTCATGCACTCCTACAC GTGGGCCCAGCATGAGCAGCAGGTGGGCGCACTGGCCCGGGAGCTGGGCTTCACCCACGTGGCACTGTCCTCGGACACCATGCCCATGGTGCGCATCGTGCCTCGGGGGCACACGGCCTGTGCCGACGCCTACCTTACCCCCACCATCCGGCGTTACGTGCAGGGTTTCCGCCGTGGCTTCCGGGGCCAGCTCAAG GACGTGCAGGTGCTGTTCATGCGCTCCGATGGTGGCCTGGCGCCCATGGAGTCCTTCAGCGGCTCCCGGGCTGTGCTCTCTGGCCCTGCTGGTGGTGTGGTTGGCTACTCGGCCACCACCTACCGGGTGGAAGGCGGCCAGCCTGTCATCGGCTTTGACATGGGAG gcaCATCCACCGACGTGAGCCGCTACGCTGGGGAGTTTGAGCATGTCTTTGAGGCCAGCACGGCCGGTGTCACCCTCCAGGCCCCTCAGCTGGACATCAACACAGTGGCAGCTGGTGGGGGCTCCCGCCTCTTCTTCAG GTCCGGCCTCTTTGTGGTGGGGCCTGAGTCTGCAGGAGCCCATCCTGGCCCCGCCTGCTACCGCAAGG GGGGCCCCGTGACGGTGACGGATGCCAATCTGGTTCTGGGTCGCCTactgcctgcctccttcccctgcaTTTTTGGGCCGGGAGAGGACCAGCCACTGTCCTCTGAGGCCTCCCGAAAGGCCCTGGAGACTGTGGCCGCTGAGGTCAACAGCTTCCTGACCAATGGGCCTTGCCCGGCCTCCCCGCTGAGCCTGGAGGAGGTAGCCATGGGGTTCGTGCGTGTGGCCAACGAGGCCATGTGCCGGCCCATCCGCGCACTCACGCAG GCAAGAGGCCACGACCCCTCGGCCCACGTGCTGGCTTGCTTTGGGGGAGCTGGCGGGCAGCACGCGTGCGCCATTGCCCGAGCCCTGGGCATGGACACTGTGCACGTTCACAG GCACAGCGGGCTGCTGTCAGCGCTGGGGCTGGCCCTGGCGGACGTGGTGCACGAGGCGCAGGAGCCGTGTTCCTTGCCCTACGCACCTGAGACCTTTGTGCAGCTGGACCAGAGGCTGAGCCGCCTGGAGGAGCAGTGTGTGGATGCCCTGCGGGCCCAGGGCTTTCCCAG GTCCCAGATCAGCACCGAGAGCTTCCTGCATCTCCGCTATCAGGGCACAGACTGTGCCCTCATGGTGTCTGCCCACCGGCACCCGGCCGCTGCCCGCTCGCCCCGTGCTGGCGACTTTGGGGCCGCCTTCGTGGAGAG GTACATGAGAGAGTTTGGCTTCGTCATCCCCGAGCGGCCGGTGGTGGTGGACGACGTGCGTGTGAGGGGCACTGGCCGCAGCGGCCTTCGCCTCGAGGATGTTCCCAGAGCTCAGACCGGGCCTCCCCGCATAGACAAG ATGACCCAGTGCTACTTTGAGGGGGGCTACCAGGAGACCCCTGTGTACCTGCTAGGAGAGCTGGCCTATGGGCACAAGCTTCAGGGGCCCTGCCTCATCATCGACAGCAACAG CACCATTCTGGTGGAGCCAGGCTGCCAGGCAGAGGTGACTGATACCGGGGACATCCGCATCTCTGTGGGGGCTGAAGTCCCGAGCCTGGTGGGCGCCCAGCTTGAccccatccacctgtccatcttCTCTCACCGCTTCATGAGCATTGCTG AGCAGATGGGCCGCATCCTGCAGCGCACAGCCATCTCCACCAACATCAAGGAGCGTCTGGACTTCTCCTGTGCCCTCTTCGGGCCCGATGGGGGGCTGGTGTCCAACGCCCCCCACATCCCCGTGCACCTGGGCGCCATGCAGGAGACCGTACAGTTCCAG ATCCAGCACCTGGGGGCCGACCTCCACCCTGGTGACGTGCTGCTGAGCAACCACCCGAGCGCTGGGGGCAGCCACCTGCCAGACCTGACCGTCATCACCCCG GTGTTTTGGCCGGGTCAGACTCGGCCTGTGTTCTACGTGGCAAGCCGTGGGCACCACGCGGACATTGGGGGCATCACGCCGGGCTCCATGCCTCCCCACTCCACCACACTGCAGCAGGAGGGCGccgtctttctgtctttcaaactCGTCCAGGGAGGAGTCTTCCAAGAGGAGG CGGTAACTGAGGCCCTGCAGGCCCCAGGCAAGATTCCCGGCTGCAGCGGCACGAGGAACTTGCACGACAACCTGTCGGACCTCCGCGCCCAGGTGGCCGCCAACCAGAAGGGCATCCAGCTGGTGGGAGAGCTCATCGGGCAGTACGGCCTGGATGTGGTGCAGGCCTACATGGGCCACATCCAG GCGAACGCGGAGCTGGCTGTGCGAGATATGCTGCGGGCCTTCGGAACCTCCCGGCAGGCCCGAGGCCTGCCCCTGGAGGTGTCAGCAGAGGACCACATGGATGATGGTTCCCCCATCCGGCTCCGCGTGCAGATCAACCTGAGTCAG GGCAGCGCAGTGTTTGACTTCAGCGGCACGGGGCCTGAGGTGTTCGGCAACCTCAACGCTCCGCGGGCCATCACGCTGTCCGCCCTCATCTACTGCCTGCGGTGCCTGGTGGGCCGCGACATCCCGCTCAACCAG GGCTGCCTGGCGCCAGTGCGCGTCGTGATTCCCAGAGGCTGCATTCTGGATCCGTCCCCCGAAGCGGCCGTGGTGGGTGGCAACGTGCTCACGTCGCAGCGCGTGGTGGACGTCATCCTGGGGGCCTTTGGGGCCTGCGCCGCCTCCCAG GGCTGCATGAACAACGTGACCCTGGGCAACGCCCACATGGGCTACTACGAGACGGtggcgggcggcgcgggcgcggGCCCCGGCTGGCACGGGCGCAGCGGCGTGCACAGCCACATGACCAACACGCGCATCACCGACCCCGAGATCCTGGAGAGCAG GTACCCAGTCATCCTGCGCCGCTTCGAGCTGAGGCAGGGGTCCGGGGGCCGCGGGCGCTTCCGAGGCGGCGACGGCGTCGTCCGCGAGCTGCTCTTCCGCGAGGAGGCGCTGCTGTCCGTGCTGACCGAGCGTCGCGCCTTCCGGCCATACGGCCTCCACG GGGGCGAGCCCGGAGCCCGGGGCCTAAACCTGCTGATTCGCAAGGACGGCCGGACGGTGAATCTGGGCGGAAAGACGTCGGTGCCCGTGTTCCCCGGG